ATACTTAGCTGTCTATGAACCAAACCTGTCCTTCAGCTGAAATAGCTTTTCCCACCCTTGTTTATGTGTATCTGTTTTTCAGCTCTGACAACATCCCCCTTCAGCATTTGTTAAGCTAGATTAAATGGGGTAGACTTTTCCAGTCTTCCCTGAGTGAAAGACTCTCCATCTCTTTGTTTAGCTGCTACTTCTTCCTCACAGTACTTCCAGCCTGAGGTTTTTCTCAAGTGTGGATGGCCAGAATTAAACACATTGAACAGAAAAGATGTCTGGGCAGAATCTTGTACAGTGGCAGAGGTACTTCTCCCCCTGTGTCTTAAGATTGCTGGTACTTGCTTCAAAGTTGGTGCTATTAGTCAAATAATCCAACATGACGGCTGTCTGGAAGCAGTTAACTGCTTTCAGCTCTAGTCTCCATCAGGAGCCAAGGATGAAGGCACTTGGCACGTTTGGATGTTGTGTCAAGGACAACAGTTAATGGAAGGGTTGACATGGAAGGTAAAGCGGCTTTTGCACTGAACCCTGTGCTGAAACTGAGCTAAATCACCCAAGTGGAGAGAAGTTTTTATCTCTGTTGATACAAGGAGCTGTTAATTAGCCAGTCAAATGTGGGGATGGCACCTTGTTTTAGCAAAGAGATGTTTGCATTTTCAAGAGAGTGCGGCAATGTTGATTCGAATGACAAGGAATGTCTGGGCTTGTGGGTAAGGGGGAGATAGTGAGTTTCGATCTGTCTGCATCTCTGTTGACTTTACAGGGGAGAGAGACAGATGGACAGCCCTCCCAGCAAGAGCGCTTCACCAAGCCAGGTGATGCTCTGATGAAACCTCATGCCTGTCTGCATCACGTCTCCCAGCAGGCAATGTggaattcattaaaatatggGGAAGTGGGCCTGAACATGGGGAGTCTGacaactgctgcttttttcttttttttttttctttttttttcttttccccctaaAGTTATACCCCCCTGGGTAGTACAGCTACTTCAAGTGTTTTGATTTAGTCCTTAAGTGTTTGCTACTTTGTACTGTTGAATTTTGGTGCATTTCTTTGGTGGTAGTCTTCACAGCTGCCCAGTTCTACTGTGATGGTCTCAGTGTCTCTCTGGGACTGCTCCCCTCATGGTGGGTACTGTATGTGCATGAAGAAACAGAACACTTCTGGTCATACTTGTTAACTAAAGCATGAAATGAGACTGCTCTTGAGACTGATCCTTGAAGAACTCCACTAGTAACCTCTCTGTGTCTTCATACTTCCCTTAACGCTACGTCTTGTCACTTGCACCTTTTTCCTAGCATTGCATGTACTTTTGAATGGTCCTGGCTAATATTTCTTTGAATGGTACCCAATACATTACTGAAGCTCCAGTAGCAAATAGATGCTGCATTTCCtatgcaaagaaatgaaatgaaaactagTAAGTTTAGCCTGATAACATCAGCCTTTGGTAAATGCTTATCAACATCACTAATCGCTCCAGCATGTTAAAGAATAATCTTTGTCTAGTATTTTAATTCAAGATCCTGTTTCAGGTTAGCAGGATTGAGCGGGAAGCAAACAGACTTTTCTGGAGAAGCTCAAGTCTTTGGTTTAGCCCCAGGGCATGCAAGAGCAATGAAACTTAGCAGCCAGCATGTTGTAGCTTTCTTGCGTAAATAGAAGTAGACTGGTCTCAGTGAGTACTTGATATTTGCACTGCTGATACCTAGTGTTGCTTTTGTGATGAGCACGTGCATAAGCATGAATTAATTTTTGGTGGATTCAGTATTGGACAGACACCATatcaaaagctgctgctttcagaaTGGCTCTATGAGAAAGTACAACTCAGTAAGGTGGAGTCTTTGTTTGGCAAACAAAAGTCCATAAAGCTTGAGTGTGGACTAGTTCTACTCCAGGCTATTCAGGCAAGTGTACttcatatgtttaaaaaaaggcaattcaatagctgtctttaaaaaaaaaaaaaagtttttgtccTCAGATGAAGAAAAGTATCTGGTCTAAAAGAACGTTTGCAGAAACCACCCAAGAGGGACTGAACTTTagagttgtttgtttgttataACTAGAGCAATTAAAACTGGTAGCTACTGAAGTAGGATATAATTTTGCTAATAGTGACTAACTTCTGAATTTGATAGTGAAATTACAAATCGATAGCCGTTAACTTGgataataatttttcatgttcCTGCAAATCAACAAATaagcctgaaaataaaataaaaaatttcacATCAGTCAAATAAGAGAGAACAAAAGTTTTAAGAGCTctattgtttaaaaagaaaattggtgGCACAAGGTCTGTGCAGAACAACATATTCTTGCACATTTGAATCAATGTGTTCTAATTGTGTGCAGCCATGACGGCTGTTCACCAACAACAGCTCTTAGCGTGAGCCCAATTGTTTTGATGGATGAGATTAGAAACGGCTTGTAGTGAGGCATGGCTTTTGTTGCGTGAAGTATGGGAGAAGTTACAAAGCAGTCTTTTTTTGTATTGGATGAAATAATAAGGCATGCTTTATTTAGATCTTAGTTTGAATTTAGATCGACATGATTCACTTTAACTTCCAGTAAAATTTGAAgtacaaattaaataaattgttACATATTAATACCTACTAACAGgtttagctttctttttaagtatGTACTGTTTTGAATGGGATGGGCTCACTTGGAATTCTCAACTTTTACCTTTGTCTAGGATATTATCAAATTTTGGCTTGGCAAAGGAATCGATGGATTTAGTTTCAGCGCTGTTAAATTCCTTTTAGAAGCAACGCATCTACGGGATGAGCCTCAAGTGAACAGGACCCAGAATCCAGTAACGTATAtgttctgtctttgctttttttctgtatttcccacTGAGGCAAGGGAGTGTATGTTTCTACTCTTTTGTGTCTTAATTGTGGCTTTAGGAAGAGTGAGTCAGTCGTGTTCTTTGGAGGCAGGTGGCTCCTGGGCTCTCTGCAGAAGGAGAACATACAAACAAGAAGCCCCTGGGCTGAGGGTGTAGGTCAGTGAGATACCCGCAAACAGGAGCACTGTGGGTGTAAGGAGAATTGTCCACAGACcctttgtatttctgttctgaCACAGTTGCTTTGaatttcctgtttaaaatgATGTACTTTTCAATTTATATTCTAAAAAGACCAGTCTTGTGATTTTAATAGTTGATTGGTTATCTTTGGGGAGCCCACTACAGGAGGTAAGCTCAGAGCTCTTGCTCGCTTGGGATCCCGTGGCAGTCACTAGCGTGTATTTCTTCTACATTGCTAGTAGGAACTGGAGTAAACAAACCCCTCTGATGTTGGCAGTATGTCACACTGAGAGGTGGCCAGACACATTCAGAAGCATGCACCCTGTTATTTATGCCATTTGCTTTTGCTGAGGCAGTGAGCTTGGGGACGTTCCCAGAGAGTGCCAGCACTAAGACGCTGTTCCCCTGCGGAGTTGGGGATTGCATAAAACTGGTCAGCTCCACCAGTATCGTTGCCCTTATAAGTTACAACAACAATGTTGTCCATCTTTCCAGCCTGGTGTGTGGCCACAGCACCCGCTGTGCTCGCTGCTCCAGATGGGCTCAGTTGGTTAGTGCTGCAGGTGACTGTCCCTCTTGAAACATGGGATCCAAAATAATCATCCCTCTGATATTGTATCTTCAGAGTTCCCCAAGTGCAGTTCAGATCTGTGCTGTTAGTGTTGGCATGCCAAActcatttcagttaaaatttatCTTGACTGGTACATTGTCTCAGGAAAGGATGGGAAGAATTTGGAGAGTTCTGAAATCTAAGATTGGTGAACTAATGAGAAATACTGCGTTCTTCTTTAAGGAGAGTATCACAGCCTATTCCCAGCTCTACCATGACTACACGACCACACAAGTTGGTATGCATGATATCATCCGTAGCTTCCGTCAAACCATTAATCAGTTCAGCAGTGAACCTGGCCGATACAGGTAATCATTACAGCTAGTGAATTTTTCTCTAATATTTGTCACCCTCttgcaataaaatgttttttttaataacataacATGTCATAAGaagttttcttcctcaaatGCAAATAGTGGTGCCTAGGTTATATTACCTCTTCCCCAATGTGtaagggaaaggaaatgaaTTGACCCTGGTAGCTCTGCTGTATCTATGGGCTATACAAAAGGAAGCAGAATGGGCAACCATTCAGACCACAGAGACTGTAATTAGTCAGCCCTGTGGCTTATTTGCTGTATAGTGTGAATAGTGCAGTTCATGTCAGACACATAGAGAttattaaaatcacagaatggttgagttTGGGAGGGACCTGTGCAGGCTATCTGGACCAACTGCCCTGCTCATGAGGGCCAGCTAGAGCTGATTgctcaggactgtgtccagacagcttttgaacatctccaaagGGGAGACTctacagcctccctgggcaacctgtgccagtgctcagtcaccctcacagtgaaaaagtgtttcctgatgttcagagggaacctcctgtgtttccgTTTGTGCCCATCGCCTCTTGTCCTGtaactgggcaccactgaaaagaaccTGGCTCGGTCGTCTTTGCACCCTCCCGtcagatatttatatacactGATGTGATTCCCCCCcgagacttctcttctccagtcccacctctctcagcctctcctcataggagagatgctccagtccttaATGGTATTGGTGGCcttttgctggactctctccagtatgtccatgtgtcttttgtactggggagctcagaactggacagagtactggcctcaccagtgttgagtagaggggaaggatcacctcccttgacatGCTGACAAcactcctaatgcagcccaggataccgttAGCCTAtcttgctgcaagggcacatcGCTGGCTCACATTCAACTTGGGGGACCGCCAGGTCCTTTTTGGTGAAGGAAAGCATGGAAATTGATGGAATGGAGTTATGTGGATGTGGATTCAGAAAGATAAGACTTCAGTCAGATATTTACAGCCTTTTGTTGACTGTTGTagatttttctccagaaatttcctagaaatatttctccttGTCTGCTTTACAAAATAGTTTCTCTGTATTAATCTTTTttgatggggaggagggaagcaaCTGTAATTCTTaattctgtgttattttctAAGTATGTCCAGCACCATTCCTATCTTCCTTCCACTTTGTGAAAATCAAGAGTGAGCTAAAAAAGTTACTTGTGTACTTCTTTGTAGGTTTATGGGTTCTGATGATGATGAAAAGGAAGACATTGAAGCAACAATGATGTATTATGGAACATCTTTTATCCAAGAAGCAGATTTTCCCTTCAATTTCAACCTAATTAACATGAAAAATCTATCAGGCAACAGTATTTTTGAAGCTGTCAACTTGTGGATGAAAAACATGCCTGCAGGAAAATGGCCAAACTGGGCAGTAAGAGTTCTAGACCAACTCTTATAGGAAAGGCTTGTTTCTATAGGTTCCTTTTATGGTGATAGAAACCTTCCCTACcaccactgatttcagtgggatcagcagcagcctcagctcATGGCTGAGCTATAGTACATATCCACATGAAACTCTCAGCTGCTGTAGTCCAAGTCGTTGGCATTGGCCAACCGGCTGGCTGTCTTGCCCCTCGGTAACACTTAACCCCCTTTGCAAGGGTGACAGAAGGGAATTCACGATCATGCCTCTCCCTCAGTGTCTCAAATGTAGTATGGGGCATTGGCTTAAACCACCAGTGAGGATGGGATTGGTACAATTATCTTTGGCTGTGAACTGACTCAGTGCAATGGATTCTGGAAACCTCCAAGGGCCAGGGAAgaacagagcaggcagctgagGGCAGTTAACTTAAAACCTTGCTGGTCTTTGCTAGGAGGCATGTTTGGGATGTGCAAGAGATCTTTTCAAAAGAAGCACCACCTTcacacagcagagaaaatggCAGATATCTGAGAGAACTGTGATCATGGAGAGTTGTTATTTGtcatctctcctcccttctgcctcatgtgctgctggcagggcttCTGTGTGCCAAATTATTTGGGTCAGAAGTTTGTACTGGCACGGAGATAAAAAAGGTAATTGCCCTCACAGGcctggaggggaaaggaaaaaaaaggaaaaaaaccctactgcCTTGTTAAATTAGTTAACCAATTTCACATATGCATGGTATTTTATAATGTGTGTTTAACAGAATGATATTTTCTTCAGGTTGGAAGCCCTAACGCTGCTCGGATTTCATCTCGGATTGGGAAGGAGTACGTCAATGTTATAAACATGCTGCTTTTAACCCTCCCTGGTACTCCTGTAACTTACTATGGTGAAGAAATAGGCATGGAGAACATTGCATCAGAAAATGTAAGTGAAGAGTGTATAAACTCTGATCCTGTTGTTCTTTAGTTAGGAgtaagaacttttaaaaatacaggaactTTTGTTTAGTTAACCAAACCCAGTCTTTCTCGCTGATTAGATGGTTTTTGGTGTTGCCCATGGCAAAACGATTGGACAGCACATGGAAATGGCCAGGCTACAGACCAGAACCAAGGCCTTGATGTGTGTCTGAACTGCTAGGCTGCCATCATGGTCCCCGATTTCTGTCCTCTGCCAGATCAGTCTTGCATGGTTTGCTGCAGTGTTGCTTTGCTTCACTTcagcagaaaaggcagcaaGTGCCAAGACTGGGCCTGGGCTAGTGGTTAGGAGAGGTGTGTTGCAGTCATCTGAGGCAAGAGGAACCGAGTCGCTGTCCCCTTCCTCCCACAAAAGTACCCTAATTGCTGTTTCAAAGTCCATTATTTCCTGGCttccatttaaaagaaattggaGTTTATGAGAGACTGTAGCTACAGTCACCGTCTTCTGCAGACTGCTTTGCTGTGACTCTGCAAAGGCACCTGTCTAAGCCACAGCCCTCTACAGTGTGCCCAAGCTCTGAAGAAGGGGTCTCCAGAAAGTGGCGGGTGTACAGACGGCCTGTGCTGAACATTGCCTGGTGGCAAGCAGAAGTGGCTTTTACTTGTCATGCAGGGTTTTTGGATTTGTCCTTTAGATCCCTGTCTATAAAGGATTTAGGTACCTGAGCCTGGGAACCAGGTGCCTAGCTCACTTGATCATAGCTACAAGTAATGCATGATAGGATGTTTGTGCTTGTTAGATTacagaaattttcagaagtaagtTTATTCAAGGTCAGGGGATTAAAACTAAGTGTCTGTGCCTTTCACGCTGTGCTGACCTGCGTAACTTAAAAGTTTTCACATTCAGCCCCTGTAATTCCTTGTCTCTTCTATGATCATACCTGACTTCTGTTGTGTGTTGTTGTCCAAGATGTATGGGTATGACTGGAAATGGTCACGCCCGAAAGGGAacagctcagctctgcctctCAAGACCACTTTTGAGTACCATGAGAACATGGTCCTATGGCAGATGCTGTTTTCACTGTGGCAAGCCTCTGTTAGGGAATCAGTCTCTGATGATGTTACTGATGGTGTTGGCTGTCTTTGTACCAAAGGGAAAGAGGTACTTGAAGAAGCACAGGATCATCGCCAGGTTTGTCTGATTCGGATGTGGGGAAATGATTCTCTGATTTAAGGGGAAATCTTACTTCCTCCAAGGAACACCTAGGTCACAATACctcttgcattttcttcctgctgctgatTACTGCTGAGAGAATGATACTCTTCACAAAAGTGGCTTGCCATTTGCTCCTCAGGGTTTACTCTCTTCTAGTGGCTACCCTGTGGCTCATGGCTTTGTAACAATGTAAAACCACTCTTCGTTCAATCTAGAGAAGAAGAAAGCCTGATTAATGAGTGTCTTAGAAAGATGGAGAGTATTTGCTCAGGGAATAGTTTTTAGGCCCAGCATCTGAAACACTTCAGGAGAAGCTGAAAGAGGTAAAGACGAAAGGGAGTGGTACCAGTgttgaaaacaggattttttttttccccctgcttttcAGAACATGCTAAAAGGAGAAACCCATTATTTATAATGTCACAAAGCAAAGTGACAATTTCTTTTGTTGAGCTGCTGTTCTGACAGATTGTATTGAAAAGTTCCCTTTacatgaaaaacagttttaatggaaaacaaacactcaaaatattttgcacataGCTTATGCCCTCTTATATCATTAAATTTAAGTGTCAGATCTTTTGGCAAGCTCTTCAGTAACAATGAGGaagctttttcagaatttttctgaattcttcAAAATGAGAACTTCCGACTTTTTACATTGACACTTTTTAATCAGCTAAAAGCTGGTTTTCAATAAAGTTTTTGCacttggaaataattttatctttctaaCACAATCCTGTCCAAATTGTACCCCTTACAAATATAAGCTTGAAGAGTTCTAAGGTGACAAGTGTGATGGTtacaaaaaaagacactgaataGCATTTACTAGTTGTTTAGTGTTGTTTTAACAGCATCTCTTCTTAGGACTCATTACCTCATATGCTCACTCACTGCATGTCTAGATGTTTATCAGAATATCCTGGCTGTCACTAGCAAACTCTTATCCAACCATCTGTTGCAAGGGGAGACAACTCCAGTGGAGTCATTTGGGAATTCCACATTTCACCCTGTGATGCTGTATCCAGGAGGCCATCCATTCTCTGCCATTTCAGGAACTGTCTtgattcttattttctctttagatTTGGAACAGGATTACATCCTCCTTATTAGATTTTAACTTAAACCAAAGAAAGCAATACTGAAATGGTGATCGCTTGGAAGATGTGAGAACATGCTGTTCAAGGgattactttttaatatactAATCGAAACAAGTAACTTCTTGGTaatggccctgacaccacttTATTTTCTAGGTGACCTTTCCAGCGAAATCCCCCATGCAGTGGGACGGCAAAGTTAATGCTGGTTTTACTGAAGGCAACAGCAGCTGGTTACCTGTTAACTCTGACTACCAAAGTGTAAATGTTGAAGTAGGTATCTATATGTGTGACTAACTCtaatggtttaaaaatattttaatgtatctaTTTTGCTCTGACTTCTTTTACTTAGTGGGAATTGGTAGTGTAGCTAGTAAGAACAAACTccagggaggaaaataaaaaggcattaaaTCCTAAGAAATTTTATTAGAACAGGAAATCCTTGCACAAGCAAGGAGTCTACTTCATCTATATTAATTTAAGCAGGGCATCTGTACTTATAATGTAGATGTGGCAATTTGgctctttaaaattattaaaaggaTGTTAATATTAAATTGAAATCTGgtctttttttcacttctatTACTATAGAAAGCACTAGGCCTGTAACAAGAACTTAACATGGACCATCTCTAAcacaaaaatttttttcaaggcaGTTCAGCAGTGAATCAAACAGATTTTGCTGATCTACAGTGCTGACCaaaattaaagacagaaaaaaaaaaaaagaatcaaagacaggaaaaataaaccacaaaacaaaccctGTGACTTTAGTAGATTAGACTCAAGGAAAGAAGTTCGGTATCAAGCTTTGAATGGCTTTCTCCTGAGTAAACAGTACTATAAGGACACTGTGGGAGGAACAAATAGTGGTAGTGCTGGGGAAATGCTGTCCCGCATAATAACCTTGGTCTCTGACACTCCGCAAGTGCCAAGGAAGTGCATgaggaaaagcagtttttccGTGGAATTTGCAGGCAAATTTGAAGACAGACAATTGTCAAAAAGGATTTCTAATACGTGTGTTCTCAGCAGACTGCATGGGTGTGAGAGGTAAGTAATATTTCCTACATTCAGTGCGAAGAAATGACCCTGTTAATGCTGACTGTTGCAGATCCAGATGACCTGGTCCAACTCAACCCTGAATTTGTACAGGGAGCTAACTTTACTTCGCAACAATGAGCTACCCATTCATCGGGGGTGGATGTGCTACATCTGGAACGACAGTAATGTTTTTGTGTATGTGAGGGAACTGGATGGGTTAGACAGAGTCTTTATGATGGTTCTCAATTTTGGGCAGGCATTGACAATAGACCTGAAAGCTATAGTTCCTAGCCTTCCATCTGAAGCTGTTATAAGACTAAGTACTAATTTTAGCAATGCTGGTAAAGCTGTCAATACCAAactaattaaaactgaaatgggAGAAGGCCTGGTCCTCGAATACAAAACAGCAAAGCCTGTTCATACTATGGAAGcttttcaaggaaattgctttGTGGCAGAAAAAGCTTGTTATTCCAGTGCCTTCAATTTACTCTATGTGAACTGTTAAGTGCAGGAGTAGAATAACCAAGCTTTCatattaatttagaaaatgttgGTTTCGAGGAAATGCTaaacattttaagttttctttgccttttaaaactTTATCTGTGTACAAAATAAACgttgtgaaaaataaaacagataccCAATTGTCTTGCATCTGTATTGgtggtgaaaaggaaaaagtatggTATAAACTCCCGCTTAGGGTCTGTGGTGAAGAAAAGTAAACTTGTCCTTAAAAACTGTCCTGTTTaagtgtgtgtatttttgtgaGGAAAGAGAACAGTTGCTTTCCGGGTGCTGCCCCTTACAGTTGCTGGTCATTAAGAGCTCCCGTGGAATCCAAAGCCTGTGGCAGTTCACAGTAATTTTCTAAAAGTCTGTAGATTTGTAAAACTTATTCGAAAGGGGTGTATTTGTTAAAACAGGTAAAAGCAAGCAAGACTAACATAAAGTTGTGATGGCTTACCTCTTCTCTCAACTCCAACAGCTCTAATTATCATCAAAGTtagtaagaaaaagaacaaaatatagCTAATACGTCTAATTCTACACTCAGGACTGTATTTCCAATTGATACCCCCCCAAgttctcttatttctttttctactctAAGGTTGAGGTGCGGCGTGCATACATCAGTTCCGAGTAAGCAACTGAAACAACTCTACTGAATGTCACACTTGTTCacctttttcatttgcatttgctGCACCTACAGTGGCCTATGTGACACAAAGGAAGGCTAAGCATTTGACTTGGTGCAATCTGTTTTGGACATGGGGGGTGTTCTGGGGAACTCTGTTTTGGTTTGCGGACCTTATGGCCACATAGTGTATTTTCCACCAACTGCTTGTACCAGTTGCTGGCCCGAGGTGTGCACCATGCACCTGTCTTAAGAAGTAATGTGTAGCAGTTTCGTGCCTTACTCAGAGGTCGGCAAAGCTGTGAATCGGGCTGCTTCAGTGggggaattatttttgttttatcctCTGGAAAGACTCTGGTATCTCATTCTGGGGCATTCATCTGGAAACCACGTTGCTGTGCCTGGTCAACTATGGCAGGTAGAGATGTGTCCTGCTCTGGTCCCCCAGCCACTGGGGACCACATCTGTCTCCGCTGTGCCAAACCCTCTGAGTCCCATGGCA
This region of Nyctibius grandis isolate bNycGra1 chromosome 1, bNycGra1.pri, whole genome shotgun sequence genomic DNA includes:
- the SLC3A1 gene encoding amino acid transporter heavy chain SLC3A1 isoform X1, with the protein product MVKEEAKSLPMELSEKGGVENNGFVQNEAFDKETDTSSQEEMPKTCIVDVDSAATEEPALKPYAGMPKEVLLKFSSQARYRVTREILFWLIIAAAVILVCATIAIIALSPKCLDWWQASPIYQIYPRSFKDSNMDGNGDLKGIQEKLDHITYLNIKTIWITSFCKSPLKDLGYGAEDFYDIDPMFGSMSDFENLLAAIHDRGLKVIMDLIPNHTSDKHRWFQLSRNRTGKYTDYYVWQDCAQAAGSVTPPNNWVSVFGNSSWQFDDVRKQCYFHQFGKEQPDLNFRNLAVQQEIHDIIKFWLGKGIDGFSFSAVKFLLEATHLRDEPQVNRTQNPESITAYSQLYHDYTTTQVGMHDIIRSFRQTINQFSSEPGRYRFMGSDDDEKEDIEATMMYYGTSFIQEADFPFNFNLINMKNLSGNSIFEAVNLWMKNMPAGKWPNWAVGSPNAARISSRIGKEYVNVINMLLLTLPGTPVTYYGEEIGMENIASENVSEECINSDPVTFPAKSPMQWDGKVNAGFTEGNSSWLPVNSDYQSVNVEIQMTWSNSTLNLYRELTLLRNNELPIHRGWMCYIWNDSNVFVYVRELDGLDRVFMMVLNFGQALTIDLKAIVPSLPSEAVIRLSTNFSNAGKAVNTKLIKTEMGEGLVLEYKTAKPVHTMEAFQGNCFVAEKACYSSAFNLLYVNC
- the SLC3A1 gene encoding amino acid transporter heavy chain SLC3A1 isoform X2, with the translated sequence MVKEEAKSLPMELSEKGGVENNGFVQNEAFDKETDTSSQEEMPKTCIVDVDSAATEEPALKPYAGMPKEVLLKFSSQARYRVTREILFWLIIAAAVILVCATIAIIALSPKCLDWWQASPIYQIYPRSFKDSNMDGNGDLKGIQEKLDHITYLNIKTIWITSFCKSPLKDLGYGAEDFYDIDPMFGSMSDFENLLAAIHDRGLKVIMDLIPNHTSDKHRWFQLSRNRTGKYTDYYVWQDCAQAAGSVTPPNNWVSVFGNSSWQFDDVRKQCYFHQFGKEQPDLNFRNLAVQQEIHDIIKFWLGKGIDGFSFSAVKFLLEATHLRDEPQVNRTQNPESITAYSQLYHDYTTTQVGMHDIIRSFRQTINQFSSEPGRYRFMGSDDDEKEDIEATMMYYGTSFIQEADFPFNFNLINMKNLSGNSIFEAVNLWMKNMPAGKWPNWAVGSPNAARISSRIGKEYVNVINMLLLTLPGTPVTYYGEEIGMENIASENVTFPAKSPMQWDGKVNAGFTEGNSSWLPVNSDYQSVNVEIQMTWSNSTLNLYRELTLLRNNELPIHRGWMCYIWNDSNVFVYVRELDGLDRVFMMVLNFGQALTIDLKAIVPSLPSEAVIRLSTNFSNAGKAVNTKLIKTEMGEGLVLEYKTAKPVHTMEAFQGNCFVAEKACYSSAFNLLYVNC